The following are encoded in a window of uncultured Pseudomonas sp. genomic DNA:
- a CDS encoding inovirus Gp2 family protein — protein sequence MKRHPGNHNLPLHHEPTFLNLPVQVTKGPLVEPYLSRAYLTIQRALDEHPRTLVVRFDLHFPKWIVPGDADFSNSVISNFFVHLKEIIKHDRNRAAKRNGTAHGSSVRYVWAREVGPLAKDGRPHFHVLLLLNRDAYNTLGSFNSNQENLFKRIETAWCRALQINLAVADGLVEIPEKATYFLDRGDEAGLSDVFYRTSYLCKADTKKYGEGFHGFGCSRI from the coding sequence ATGAAGCGCCATCCTGGTAACCACAACCTGCCTCTTCACCATGAACCGACCTTCCTGAATCTGCCAGTCCAGGTGACCAAAGGGCCATTAGTCGAGCCCTACCTAAGTAGAGCGTACCTGACGATCCAGCGTGCTCTGGACGAGCACCCACGGACACTCGTTGTGCGTTTCGATCTGCATTTCCCGAAATGGATCGTTCCTGGCGACGCTGACTTCAGCAACAGCGTCATCAGCAACTTCTTCGTACACCTAAAGGAAATAATCAAACACGACCGCAACAGGGCAGCGAAGCGCAATGGCACTGCCCATGGTTCCAGCGTTCGTTACGTCTGGGCTCGTGAGGTCGGGCCCTTGGCCAAGGACGGTCGCCCCCACTTCCATGTCTTGTTGTTACTCAATCGTGACGCCTACAACACCCTTGGTAGCTTCAACTCCAATCAAGAGAACCTTTTCAAGCGCATTGAGACGGCTTGGTGTCGAGCGTTGCAGATTAACCTGGCGGTGGCGGATGGTCTGGTTGAGATTCCCGAGAAGGCAACCTACTTCCTGGATCGAGGCGACGAAGCTGGGCTTTCAGATGTCTTTTACCGCACCAGTTACCTTTGTAAGGCAGACACTAAAAAGTATGGAGAGGGTTTTCATGGCTTCGGTTGCAGTCGAATCTGA